The segment TCCGGTCAACAGATTTTGCAAAAGAAATTTTTGTTGATCAAATGATTTGTTCAATAGGATTCAGCCACGGCTTGGCCGTGGCTTGACCACTGTAGGTGCCACGGCCAAGCCGTGGCTCTGAACAAACTGGGATTTTCGATTTTGATTGTCACATTCTATAGGAAACGAACTACTCCGGACAATTAACTAAACTCGACTCCGCATGAGTCTCGTTCATAAAATACATCATCTTTTTTCTCTGTTGGAAGACTTGGGATCACTACAAGCTTTGTTGACGTGGCCGAAGTTTTCCGTCACCTCTTACAAAATGATTTCAAACCTGGTCAAGCAGGGCCTGCGGCCGCGAACCGTGCTGGATGTCGGCGCGAATGTCGGCCAATTCGCGGTGGCGGCGGCCAAGCTTTTTCCGAATGTGCAGGTGCATTCGTTCGAGCCTTTGCCGGATTGTGTGGCAGAATTGCGCAAGCACGCCGCGAGCTTGGGCAACCTCGCGGTTTATCCCGTGGCTCTGGGAGAACGAGAGGGTGAAGTCACCATGCACGTGAATGCGCAATCGCGCGCCAGCTCCGTGCTGCCGCTGGCGCAAGCCCATCTCACGGCTTTTCCGGAGGCGCGCGAGCAAAAGGAGATCAAGGTTCGCGTCACGACGCTCGATCATGCTCTGGCCGACCTCCATTTGCCGCGGCCGATTTTGTTGAAGATCGATGTGCAGGGTTATGAAGCGCAAACCCTGCGCGGCGCCAGCGCGACGCTGAAACAAATCGACTACGCCGTGCTGGAATCCTCCTTCAAGCCGATGTATGACGGCGAGCTGCTGTTCATGGATATCGTGCGCTTGATGGAAGCGCAGGGCATGCGTTTTGGGAGACCGGTGGGCTGGCTCGCTGCGCCCGGCAGCGGTGAAATCTTGCAAATGGATGCCTTGTTCGAGCGCGCCGTTTGAAATCAAAACAGAAGGATTGGCCTTACGATGCCGGAAGCTTTTTTCATCATTAAAAGCAGTTTCATGCAAAAAAAACTGCACACGCATGCCGCTCTATTCTGTTGTATGATGTTTGTGGGCAGCGGTTTGCGCGCCAATAACAACAATGTCGTGCGGTACAATCAGCCGCAATTGACGTTGCACAACGCCGGCTTCGAAATGGGCGCGGCCGAATGGAAGCCGATCGCTGAAAATCTTGTGGGTTTCGAAATCGTTTCCGATTCACTCCACGCGACCGAAGGCCGGCGCTCTTTGAAAATTGATTTGAGCCGCAGCCGCGATTTTGGCTCGGGAAATTTTCGTTTGGTTAGCCCCTGGCTAACGCTGCCCGGCGGCGGTGAATTCGAGTTTACGATGCAGATCAAAGCCGATGCGCCCGGACGCATGCTCGCCGTGCGCGTCATTAACGGCGTCGCAAAGCAAGCGCTGCGCAAAGACAAACAGAAACGGTCGCGCCTCGCTGGCAAAGAAGAATGCGGAACGACATGGACACCCATCACCATCAATGGCGCGTTGCCAACTGCGGAGAAAGACAGTTATCGCCTCGCGCTGGAATTCGAAGCGCCGGGAATCTTTTGGATCGATCAAATCGATTTTCGCCGCAACGGCAAGAGTATTTGTGTTACGCCCGAATTGGAAGCGAGGCTTACTCCGGCAACTGTCAAAACCAAAATTTTTGCCGCCGGCGCAGAAGCGCCGCTCGAGATTTGGATTGTCAATCGTTCGGAACGCGGCCGGAATCTGCAATTTCACATTCAACAAACTGGACGATTGACTGCCGAAACCAGCTCGCGGCAAATTCCCATTGCGATAAAACCACAGGAATCCGTGCGCCATCCCGTGCAGATCAAATTGCCGCGCGCGGATGATTATCGCCTGGCGTGGTCGCTGCGCGATGAAGCCGGAAAGCAAGTAAGCGCCGGCGTGCTGCGTGTCGCCGCGCAGAATCCGGCCTTGCCGGCTGC is part of the Cytophagia bacterium CHB2 genome and harbors:
- a CDS encoding FkbM family methyltransferase: MSLVHKIHHLFSLLEDLGSLQALLTWPKFSVTSYKMISNLVKQGLRPRTVLDVGANVGQFAVAAAKLFPNVQVHSFEPLPDCVAELRKHAASLGNLAVYPVALGEREGEVTMHVNAQSRASSVLPLAQAHLTAFPEAREQKEIKVRVTTLDHALADLHLPRPILLKIDVQGYEAQTLRGASATLKQIDYAVLESSFKPMYDGELLFMDIVRLMEAQGMRFGRPVGWLAAPGSGEILQMDALFERAV